GGTGGCATCGCGTCCACCATCGCCCCTCACATTCTCGGAAGCGTCAACCACACAGTATGTGGCTGACGCTTCACAAAACGGACGGCAGCAGCAGCGTCACGAGGTCGCCGACCTCGTCTTCGTCGACGGGGAGACGGGGCGGGCGCGGCCACCCACCCGGCAACCCGAGCGCGCGCAACGCCGCCTTCGTCGCCGAGATCCCGCCGAGTCGCTGCGTCGTGGCGAACAGCCGCATCACCCGCTCGTACGCGTCGTGACACGCGCGCATGTCGCCGCGCGCGTACGCGTCGACGACGGCCACGCACAACGCGGGCGCGAGGTTCCCTTCCGAGCTGAGATAGCCCTGGCCGCCCAGCGCGTGGCAGCTGAGCGCGTGCATCGGTCCGCCCACGTGCACGTCCACGCGGCCGTCCACCGCGTCGAGCACGCGCACGAGGTACGTCAGGTCGGGGTTCGTGCAGTTCACGCCGGCGATCGAGCCGTAGCGAGAGAGCAGCTCGTCGATCAGCTCCGGCGGGATCGCGTAGCCCGCCGCCTGATGCGACGACAGGATCATCGGCACGTCGACCGCGTCGAGCACGTCACACAGGTACCGCTCGAGCTCGACCGGCCGCGGCCGGTTCCCGTGCCCCATGTCGAGCGAGTAGAGCTGTACCGCCTCGACGCCGACGTCTGCCGCGAGCCGCCCGAGCGCGATCAGCTCCTGCGCCGAGCGCGGCTCCACTCCCATCGCGCGCACCGGCACGCGCCCGCGCAGCTCCTCGACACCGATCTCGAGCACGCGCCGCATCTCGTCGCGCGACAGCGTGTAGCCCTCGCCGCTGCCGCTCCCGCCGAGGTACACGCCGATGCCGCTGGACGCGAGCCGTTCGAGGTGCGCGCGCAGCCCGTCCTCGTCGAGCTCGCCGGTCGCGGTGAACGGTGTGAGGCTGATCACGAAGGTGCTCGCCTGTGACGCCATGCCCGCATCTCCGCGCTCGTGCCGTGGAGGCCGGATCATAGGTACCGTCGAGAACATGCAGCGGTCGTACCGGCTCATCTCGGCCGACAGTCACGTGAACGAGCCTCCGGACCTGTGGACCTCGCGCGTGCCGGTACGGCTGCGCGACCGCGCGCCGCGCGTCGAGCGCTTCGACGAAGGCGACGCGTGGGTCCTCGACGGCGTTGCCGACCCGATCAACTTCGGGATGAACGCGTGTGCGGGCCTCGCGCCGGAGGAGATGAAGGGGTGG
This DNA window, taken from Acidimicrobiia bacterium, encodes the following:
- a CDS encoding dihydrodipicolinate synthase family protein; the encoded protein is MASQASTFVISLTPFTATGELDEDGLRAHLERLASSGIGVYLGGSGSGEGYTLSRDEMRRVLEIGVEELRGRVPVRAMGVEPRSAQELIALGRLAADVGVEAVQLYSLDMGHGNRPRPVELERYLCDVLDAVDVPMILSSHQAAGYAIPPELIDELLSRYGSIAGVNCTNPDLTYLVRVLDAVDGRVDVHVGGPMHALSCHALGGQGYLSSEGNLAPALCVAVVDAYARGDMRACHDAYERVMRLFATTQRLGGISATKAALRALGLPGGWPRPPRLPVDEDEVGDLVTLLLPSVL